One segment of Rubidibacter lacunae KORDI 51-2 DNA contains the following:
- a CDS encoding YkgJ family cysteine cluster protein — protein MATWQCMTHCGACCYLSPEERPDLGDYLTAAELAQYRSLVGTDGWCVHFDRADRTCKIYADRPSFCRVSPEGFRRMFAIASEDFQAFAIDCCYQHIGDIFGPDSSEWQRYALVTGTQ, from the coding sequence ATGGCAACTTGGCAATGCATGACACATTGCGGTGCGTGCTGCTATCTCTCCCCGGAGGAACGTCCGGATTTGGGCGATTATCTCACTGCAGCAGAACTGGCGCAATACCGGAGTCTGGTAGGGACGGATGGATGGTGCGTACATTTCGATCGCGCCGATCGCACCTGTAAAATCTACGCCGATCGCCCGTCGTTTTGCCGCGTGTCGCCGGAGGGGTTTCGGCGCATGTTCGCGATCGCGTCGGAAGACTTCCAAGCCTTTGCAATTGATTGTTGCTATCAACATATCGGCGATATCTTCGGTCCCGATAGCTCGGAGTGGCAGCGCTACGCGCTCGTAACCGGGACGCAGTAA
- the psb30 gene encoding photosystem II reaction center protein Ycf12/Psb30 yields MLSFVTSEVFVQLAFVTLILVAGPVVVVILAFRGGDL; encoded by the coding sequence ATGCTGAGCTTTGTGACCAGCGAGGTGTTTGTACAACTCGCATTCGTAACCCTAATTCTTGTTGCCGGTCCGGTTGTTGTTGTTATTCTCGCATTTCGCGGCGGCGA